From Paenibacillus sp. FSL H8-0537:
GTTTCATCCGACCTCCCTATGCTATCCTGGAGCGCCACGGTTTCTGATTTCAGAGGCTGTACGCGGCGAAGGAGCCGTCCTCCGCAATACGCGAGGCGAGCGTTTTATGGAGCGCTATCACCATCAGCTGGAGCTGGCGCCGCGTGACGTAGTGGCCCGCGCAATTATTAGCGAGATGGAAGCTACGAAATCAACTTTTGTTTATTTGGATGTGACGCATGAGTCGCCGGATATGGTGAAGCATCGTTTTCCGAATATTTATGAATTTTGCCTGCAATACGGTTTGGATTTGACGACAGATTGGATTCCGGTCGCCCCTGCTGCACATTATATGATGGGCGGCGTTAAAACCGATCTCGATGGAGAAACCAATATTAAAAGGCTGTTCGCCTGCGGCGAGGTTTCCTCGACAGGCGTTCATGGAGCGAATCGGTTGGCCAGCAATTCGCTTTCGGAAGCGGTCGTTTTCGGCAAGCGTATCGTCGAGGCGATTGATAAACTTGCAGAGCATGCAGAGATTCAGCCTATAATAGAGAGCAGCGTACCGCGCAGCAGTGTGCCGATTCAGGCAGTGGTGGAGCGGAGATTGAAGCTGCAAAAAGTGATGGTCAGGTATGCGGGCTTGCAGCGCGATGCCAAGGGCCTCGAGAAGGGGCTGGAGGAGCTGCGGCGCCAGTTGACTATTTTTCAAGCGATGCTGACCAAGCGGGAAGAGTTTGAATTTGCCAATATGCTGACATGCGCCCTGCTGACGGCGGAATCCGCTTTGCAGCGGGAGGAGAGCCGCGGCGCGCATTACCGTGAGGACTTCCCGGAGCGCAATGATCAAGTATGGCGCAAGCATACCGTAATGCACCGTGTATACGGGAGGACAGAGGAGCGGTTAACCAATGTTTGAGACAACGCTGGATGGCTATAATGAAGCGCTGCGCGCGCAAATACGCGGCTGGCTCGCTGAAGATATCGGAAGCGGCGATGTAACGACGGCTATGACTATTCCGCGTGGAGCGCAGGCAAAGGCCGTCATTCATGTGAAGGAAAATGGGCGGATTGCGGGCATTCCAATTGCGCGCCTTGTGTTTGAAATCGTTGACCAATCGCTGGTCTTCACGGCAAAGGTCGAGGATGGACAGTATGTAGAAAAAGGCACTGTACTCGCTGAAGTAGAAGGCAGCATCCATAGTCTGCTTACAGGGGAGCGTCTAGCGCTTAATTTAATGCAGCGGATGTCCGGCGTGGCGACGAAGACTAGTGAGTTTGTAGCGGCGCTGCAAGGCCTGCCGGTCCGACTGGTCGACACTCGCAAAACGACGCCAGGCCATCGTCTGCTTGAAAAATATGCCGTTCGCGTAGGCGGCGGCTCGAATCACCGCTTTGGCTTGTATGATGCCGTTATGATCAAGGATAATCATATTAAGGGCGCAGGCGGTATTCGGGAAGCAGTGGAAGCAGCTCGAGCGGGTATTCCCCATACGATGAAGATCGAGGTGGAGACGGAGTCCTTGGAGCAAGTCGATGAGGCGATTGCATGCGGCGCTGATATTATTATGCTGGACAATATGCCACATGAGATGATGAAAGCCGCAGTAAAGCAAATCAAGCAGCACGCACCACATGTTATTGTAGAAGCCTCCGGCAATGTGCGGGTTGATACCATACACGGTATAGCCGCT
This genomic window contains:
- the nadB gene encoding L-aspartate oxidase; translated protein: MIPRYLVDIKLDELPVIEKDVIVIGAGIAGLFTALRASDRHSVLMITKKSLLDSNTRYAQGGIAAVISEDDSPAYHSEDTLIAGAGLCSEDAVNVLVHEGPEGVNQLIEMGTQFDLENGEFALTKEGAHSQRRILHANGDATGYEIVRALSEKALSKPGIEVWDDHFVIDLVTNDGECVGAVVQKPDGSRLLVRGKATILCSGGAGQLYRYTTNPEVATGDGIAMAYRAGAFIQDVEFVQFHPTSLCYPGAPRFLISEAVRGEGAVLRNTRGERFMERYHHQLELAPRDVVARAIISEMEATKSTFVYLDVTHESPDMVKHRFPNIYEFCLQYGLDLTTDWIPVAPAAHYMMGGVKTDLDGETNIKRLFACGEVSSTGVHGANRLASNSLSEAVVFGKRIVEAIDKLAEHAEIQPIIESSVPRSSVPIQAVVERRLKLQKVMVRYAGLQRDAKGLEKGLEELRRQLTIFQAMLTKREEFEFANMLTCALLTAESALQREESRGAHYREDFPERNDQVWRKHTVMHRVYGRTEERLTNV
- the nadC gene encoding carboxylating nicotinate-nucleotide diphosphorylase; its protein translation is MFETTLDGYNEALRAQIRGWLAEDIGSGDVTTAMTIPRGAQAKAVIHVKENGRIAGIPIARLVFEIVDQSLVFTAKVEDGQYVEKGTVLAEVEGSIHSLLTGERLALNLMQRMSGVATKTSEFVAALQGLPVRLVDTRKTTPGHRLLEKYAVRVGGGSNHRFGLYDAVMIKDNHIKGAGGIREAVEAARAGIPHTMKIEVETESLEQVDEAIACGADIIMLDNMPHEMMKAAVKQIKQHAPHVIVEASGNVRVDTIHGIAACGVDVISVGGLTYSFQSLDISLDLFAKKGGTMS